A section of the Polynucleobacter sp. AP-Jannik-300A-C4 genome encodes:
- a CDS encoding exo-alpha-sialidase, whose amino-acid sequence MNRVVAFCFLLLASVLGYLHIDSRPIWAPFAVEFPVNSALQADDVPQSIEDTKSAKNIKNIASPKIAQPSLRIDWLPDTGAPSVHAASLIALKDGAIRAFWFAGSREGAPDVVINTSVFDPQAARWSAPTVVMDRVSAEKGLSRYIAKLGNPVPARLADGRMQLFFVTVSIGGWAGSSISSVISDDEGLTWGRPQRLISSPLINLSTLVKSPAVTFTDGRLGLPAYHEWIGRFGEFLRIEASQVIDKRRMSSGRSAIQPVIFADGPQEASAFFRQTRPSSQPKQIPASETKDAGQSWTVTKDLEIPNPNSALAALTLANGTKLMVLNNIEAARYRLVMVMCEPHSNQWRVIQVLEDDETLLNNLHREFSYPYLISADGEDAHLAYTWNRQKIKHVYFPAAWLKYAVSSLKEKDTQ is encoded by the coding sequence ATGAACCGCGTAGTTGCTTTTTGTTTTTTATTACTTGCTTCTGTGTTGGGCTATCTACATATTGATAGTCGCCCAATATGGGCTCCATTTGCAGTTGAATTCCCAGTTAACAGTGCGCTGCAAGCAGATGATGTTCCTCAGTCAATCGAGGACACAAAGTCGGCTAAGAATATTAAAAATATTGCATCACCAAAGATTGCGCAACCAAGCCTCAGGATCGATTGGTTGCCAGATACCGGAGCTCCCTCAGTACACGCTGCTTCCTTAATTGCGCTGAAAGATGGCGCGATTCGGGCCTTCTGGTTTGCAGGGAGTCGCGAAGGTGCGCCAGATGTGGTGATTAATACATCTGTGTTTGATCCTCAGGCAGCTAGGTGGAGTGCTCCAACTGTTGTAATGGATCGAGTTAGTGCAGAAAAGGGTCTGTCCCGTTACATTGCTAAATTAGGTAATCCCGTTCCAGCAAGACTGGCAGATGGTCGCATGCAGTTATTTTTTGTCACCGTATCGATTGGAGGTTGGGCAGGCAGTTCAATCTCTTCAGTGATCTCGGATGATGAGGGTTTGACTTGGGGTCGGCCTCAGCGCTTGATTAGCTCGCCCTTAATTAATCTGAGCACCTTGGTGAAGTCCCCGGCTGTCACATTTACAGATGGACGCTTGGGTTTGCCTGCTTATCATGAATGGATTGGTCGCTTTGGGGAGTTCCTCAGAATCGAGGCCAGTCAGGTTATTGATAAACGACGTATGAGCTCTGGTAGGAGTGCAATTCAGCCTGTAATTTTTGCTGATGGGCCGCAAGAGGCAAGCGCTTTTTTCCGTCAAACACGACCTAGCTCGCAGCCAAAGCAAATCCCCGCAAGTGAAACCAAAGATGCTGGACAGTCTTGGACCGTAACAAAGGATCTCGAAATTCCAAATCCAAACTCAGCCCTTGCTGCACTTACTTTGGCTAATGGCACAAAATTAATGGTGCTCAATAATATTGAAGCAGCGCGTTATCGATTGGTAATGGTGATGTGTGAGCCACACTCTAATCAATGGCGAGTGATTCAGGTGCTTGAAGATGATGAAACTTTACTCAATAACTTACATCGAGAATTCTCATACCCGTACTTAATATCTGCTGATGGTGAGGATGCCCATCTTGCCTATACTTGGAATAGACAAAAGATTAAGCATGTGTACTTTCCGGCTGCCTGGCTCAAATACGCTGTAAGCAGTCTTAAAGAAAAGGATACGCAATGA
- a CDS encoding tripartite tricarboxylate transporter substrate binding protein: protein MKLKKTLLASVGALFLTGSLLSTQASAADEAYPTKPISLIVPFSAGGPTDTVARLLAVPMGKSLGQTVVVENVTGAGGTIAATKVARAKPDGYTLFIYHIGMATAPALYDKLPYDPLESFEYIGQVVDVPMVLLGKKDLPANNFKELEAYIKANGSKVTMANAGPGAVSQLCGLLFQSRLGVKLTNIPYKGTGPALTDLLGGQVDLLCDQTTQTVGYIKADKVKTFGVTTPKRLPSLPNIPTLDEQGLKGFDVKVWHGIYAPKGTPPAVIAKVNAALKAALKDPDIKKRLDESSIDIVSMDKVTSQSLKAQVDSELNKWGPLIRKSKISD, encoded by the coding sequence ATGAAATTAAAGAAAACTTTGCTAGCCAGCGTAGGGGCCTTGTTCCTTACCGGCAGCCTCTTGTCAACACAAGCCTCAGCAGCAGATGAAGCATATCCAACAAAACCGATATCCTTAATTGTTCCATTCTCAGCAGGTGGACCTACAGATACTGTTGCTCGCTTGCTCGCCGTACCAATGGGCAAATCACTTGGGCAAACTGTCGTAGTTGAAAACGTAACTGGCGCAGGCGGCACAATTGCAGCAACCAAAGTTGCGCGCGCAAAACCAGACGGCTACACACTGTTTATTTATCACATTGGCATGGCAACTGCGCCAGCCCTTTATGACAAGCTCCCATACGATCCATTAGAGAGCTTTGAATACATTGGTCAAGTTGTTGATGTTCCAATGGTGCTCTTAGGCAAAAAAGATTTGCCAGCAAACAACTTTAAAGAACTCGAAGCCTATATCAAAGCTAATGGCTCTAAAGTAACTATGGCTAATGCTGGCCCAGGCGCAGTGTCACAACTTTGCGGCTTACTGTTCCAAAGTCGCTTAGGTGTGAAGCTAACCAACATTCCTTACAAAGGTACAGGTCCAGCACTTACTGATTTGTTAGGCGGTCAGGTTGATCTGCTCTGCGATCAAACCACTCAGACTGTTGGATATATCAAAGCAGACAAAGTGAAAACTTTTGGCGTAACAACACCAAAGCGCTTGCCAAGCTTGCCTAATATTCCTACTTTAGATGAGCAAGGTTTAAAAGGCTTTGACGTTAAAGTCTGGCATGGTATCTATGCACCTAAAGGCACTCCACCAGCTGTTATAGCGAAGGTGAATGCAGCCTTGAAAGCCGCGTTGAAAGATCCAGATATTAAAAAGCGTCTTGATGAGTCCAGTATTGACATTGTTTCAATGGATAAAGTCACATCACAATCTCTTAAGGCTCAAGTTGATTCAGAGCTCAATAAGTGGGGTCCATTGATTCGTAAATCAAAGATTTCTGATTAA
- a CDS encoding CoA ester lyase: MNPLDTPLGFSSTFLFVPGTRPERFTKALDSGADGVIIDLEDAVAEEEKESARAAIRSAWPTFSAEQKKRLIIRSNSPGSHFYSADLILVQELDAACLLIPKSESLDQINGAAQILPNTAIIPMIETAIGLDRLNEIANSEQVLRLALGNIDLQADLGMVCDAQETELQTARFQIILASRLAQIAPPIDGVTPSTDNIERITDDAERAKRMGFGGKLCIHPKQVSLVKTSFMPTAAEVSWAHRVIEADKASKGGAVKLDGRMIDRPVVLLAQRTLAITGKP, from the coding sequence ATGAACCCACTTGATACACCCCTTGGCTTTAGCAGCACCTTTTTATTTGTTCCGGGCACACGCCCAGAGCGCTTTACTAAAGCCTTAGATAGTGGCGCCGATGGCGTCATCATCGACCTTGAGGATGCAGTTGCTGAGGAAGAAAAAGAATCTGCACGTGCTGCTATACGCTCTGCCTGGCCTACGTTTAGTGCAGAACAAAAAAAACGTCTGATCATTCGATCGAATTCTCCTGGCAGTCATTTTTATTCAGCCGACCTAATCTTGGTTCAAGAATTAGATGCAGCCTGTTTGTTAATTCCTAAGAGTGAATCTCTCGACCAAATTAATGGTGCAGCACAAATCCTGCCAAACACAGCAATCATTCCAATGATTGAAACTGCCATTGGCCTTGATCGCCTTAATGAGATTGCAAACTCTGAGCAGGTATTACGTCTGGCTTTGGGCAATATTGATTTGCAGGCAGACTTGGGAATGGTGTGTGACGCCCAAGAAACCGAACTGCAAACAGCACGCTTTCAGATTATTTTGGCCTCACGCTTGGCGCAAATTGCCCCTCCCATTGATGGGGTTACTCCTTCTACTGACAACATTGAGCGCATTACAGACGATGCAGAGCGCGCGAAAAGAATGGGCTTTGGTGGCAAGCTATGCATCCACCCAAAACAGGTTTCCCTAGTGAAGACTTCCTTTATGCCTACTGCCGCAGAAGTCTCTTGGGCACATCGCGTGATTGAAGCGGACAAAGCATCTAAGGGTGGCGCAGTGAAATTAGATGGCCGCATGATTGACCGACCAGTGGTCTTATTGGCGCAAAGGACACTTGCCATTACTGGTAAACCCTAA
- a CDS encoding MmgE/PrpD family protein, which produces MTSPHLSKALATFASELKIGDIPEEVISRTEDLLVDWFGSAIAGKGSRAVEAITQFAQNMGGFNATNPGSAEILIHRTTSSPFLATLANAAASHVAEQDDVHNGSVFHPGTIVFPAALATAQAIGASGRDLLVAAVAGYEVGIRVGEFLGRSHYKIFHTTGTAGTLAAAAAVGHLLKLNPSQMLHAFGSAGTQSAGLWEFLRDAADSKQLHTAHAASTGLMSAYLAQSGFTGAEHILEGKQGLAAGMSSDSDPSKLIDRLGTRWTIAETSFKYHASCRHTHPAADALLQVMLKQDLKPSDIAKVETLVHQGAIDVLGPVTDPTTVHQSKFSMGTVLAIVAHYQFAGLQEFDQHFHDQDICSFRDRVTMVLDPEVDSAYPQSWIGKVKVYLNNGEVLEGRVDEPKGDPGNTLSRTEITDKAMRLAAFSGGASPSEMSAAIERLWNIRNQSKIGRLLP; this is translated from the coding sequence ATGACTTCTCCGCATTTATCTAAAGCTTTAGCTACATTTGCTTCTGAATTAAAGATTGGCGATATTCCTGAAGAGGTGATTTCCCGCACCGAAGATTTACTAGTAGATTGGTTTGGGTCTGCAATTGCTGGCAAAGGTTCGCGCGCCGTAGAGGCTATTACGCAGTTTGCGCAAAACATGGGGGGCTTCAATGCCACCAACCCTGGCTCTGCTGAAATTCTGATTCACCGCACAACTTCAAGCCCTTTCTTGGCTACCTTAGCAAATGCAGCCGCATCGCACGTAGCCGAACAAGATGATGTGCACAATGGTTCCGTATTTCATCCGGGGACTATCGTATTTCCTGCTGCTCTTGCAACCGCCCAAGCCATAGGCGCTTCAGGAAGAGATCTGCTCGTAGCTGCAGTCGCTGGCTATGAAGTCGGTATTCGGGTTGGGGAATTCCTAGGTCGCTCACACTACAAAATATTTCACACTACAGGCACAGCCGGTACCTTAGCTGCAGCAGCAGCTGTAGGTCATCTTCTCAAACTCAACCCAAGCCAAATGCTGCATGCCTTTGGCTCAGCTGGAACACAATCTGCCGGCCTTTGGGAATTTCTGCGCGATGCCGCTGACTCCAAGCAACTTCATACAGCACATGCCGCTTCAACCGGCTTGATGTCAGCCTACTTAGCGCAATCTGGCTTTACTGGTGCCGAACACATCCTAGAAGGTAAACAGGGTTTGGCCGCCGGAATGTCGAGTGATTCTGATCCAAGCAAATTAATTGATCGACTAGGAACTCGCTGGACCATTGCTGAGACGAGCTTCAAATATCACGCCTCATGTCGTCATACACACCCTGCTGCCGATGCCTTATTGCAAGTCATGTTGAAACAAGATCTCAAGCCTAGCGATATCGCCAAGGTGGAAACCTTGGTTCACCAAGGGGCAATCGATGTCTTGGGTCCAGTCACCGACCCCACAACCGTGCACCAATCTAAGTTCTCAATGGGTACCGTACTCGCGATAGTTGCCCACTATCAATTTGCAGGCCTGCAAGAATTTGATCAACACTTCCATGATCAAGATATTTGCTCTTTCCGCGATCGCGTCACTATGGTCTTGGACCCTGAAGTCGATAGTGCTTACCCCCAAAGCTGGATCGGTAAAGTCAAAGTCTACTTAAATAATGGTGAAGTATTAGAGGGTCGTGTTGATGAACCCAAGGGCGATCCTGGAAATACCCTAAGCCGTACTGAGATTACAGATAAGGCGATGCGTCTTGCTGCATTTAGTGGCGGCGCAAGCCCAAGCGAGATGAGTGCCGCTATCGAGCGCTTGTGGAATATCCGCAATCAGTCCAAGATAGGCCGATTACTCCCTTAA
- a CDS encoding MaoC family dehydratase N-terminal domain-containing protein has translation MEVMRIEPQTITHLQEWLGKTETLQDIVTAAPVKALSATLDRSDPTPNDGTFLPELWHWLYFLPCALQSEIGPDGHPKRGGFLPPVPLPRRMWAGSRVQWLAPLAVGDEIERVSKIESVTHKAGRTGDLIFVLVKHAISNQNGLALIEEHDIVYRDAPGPDDKPVAPTPALTGAQWTKTIRPDDVLLFRYSALTFNGHRIHYDRKYVTEVEGYPGLIVHGPLIASLLVDLVRQSIPGCRLKSFEFRAIRPTFDINPFKVSAKPDLEKDPSGKTISIWAEDHEGWLTMQATAVLA, from the coding sequence ATGGAAGTTATGCGAATCGAACCTCAAACCATCACCCATCTCCAGGAGTGGCTCGGCAAAACCGAAACCCTTCAAGACATCGTCACAGCAGCACCTGTCAAAGCTTTATCTGCGACGCTCGATCGTTCCGACCCTACCCCGAATGATGGAACCTTTCTTCCCGAGTTATGGCACTGGCTCTATTTTTTGCCTTGCGCCCTTCAATCTGAAATCGGACCTGATGGTCACCCTAAACGTGGCGGATTTTTACCACCTGTACCGCTACCACGTCGGATGTGGGCTGGTAGCCGAGTTCAATGGCTAGCTCCACTTGCAGTGGGCGATGAGATCGAACGCGTTTCTAAAATTGAATCTGTTACGCACAAGGCAGGTCGCACCGGTGATCTCATCTTCGTATTGGTGAAGCATGCAATCTCCAATCAAAATGGCTTAGCCTTAATTGAAGAGCATGACATCGTGTATCGCGATGCACCTGGCCCAGACGATAAACCTGTTGCACCCACACCCGCACTTACAGGCGCACAGTGGACCAAGACGATAAGGCCGGATGATGTTTTGTTGTTTCGTTACTCAGCACTGACATTTAACGGTCATCGCATTCATTATGATCGTAAATACGTCACTGAAGTAGAGGGCTATCCTGGCCTGATTGTTCATGGCCCTTTAATTGCAAGCTTGTTGGTAGATCTAGTGCGTCAAAGTATTCCAGGCTGCAGATTGAAGAGCTTTGAGTTCCGCGCAATTCGCCCTACTTTTGATATCAATCCTTTTAAAGTCAGCGCCAAACCGGATCTAGAGAAAGATCCGTCTGGAAAAACCATCTCTATTTGGGCTGAAGATCACGAAGGTTGGCTCACCATGCAAGCCACCGCAGTTTTAGCCTAA
- the chrA gene encoding chromate efflux transporter, with translation MSVPLREALKFWAKLGFISFGGPAGQIAVLHQELVEKRRWISERRFLHALNYCMLLPGPEAQQLVTYIGWLMHRTWGGVLAGTLFVLPSLFILIGLSWIYLTFGQVPWIAAIFFGIKPAVTAIVLHAAVRIGKRTIHNQALRWIALGSFLAIFIFNLAFPIIVIFAALLGIWGGKRYPEYFQQTASHDKVSGTHAAAIIDDHTPTPEHAKFSRKRLVLHSSVVTGLWLIPFIGLALIFGWKTLYPQIAWFFTKAAFLTFGGAYAVLPYVYQGAVDQFHWLSAGQMMDGLALGETTPGPLIMVVAFVGYLAGHIQHLIGNSNPFWFGVLGACVATWFTFLPSFFLVLVGGPLIESTHGKLSFTAPFTAISAAVVGVIANLGLFFAYHVFFPLGLGGSISWVSIAITLLAGLALFKFQKGVISVLTGSALAGLLSYLLASLLI, from the coding sequence TTGAGCGTTCCACTTCGCGAAGCCCTGAAATTTTGGGCCAAGCTCGGCTTTATTAGCTTTGGTGGGCCTGCAGGACAAATTGCCGTCCTCCATCAAGAGCTTGTTGAGAAGCGTCGCTGGATTTCTGAGCGGCGCTTTTTACATGCGCTGAACTATTGCATGCTCTTACCAGGGCCAGAAGCTCAGCAGTTGGTCACGTATATTGGCTGGCTCATGCATCGGACTTGGGGTGGTGTTCTGGCCGGCACCCTATTTGTCTTGCCTTCTCTCTTTATTTTGATTGGCCTATCTTGGATCTACCTGACTTTTGGCCAGGTTCCTTGGATTGCCGCGATCTTCTTCGGAATTAAACCTGCCGTCACTGCTATCGTCCTGCATGCAGCAGTACGTATTGGTAAACGTACGATTCACAATCAAGCGTTGCGCTGGATTGCACTGGGATCCTTTCTAGCGATATTTATATTCAACTTAGCATTCCCGATCATTGTTATCTTCGCAGCCTTGCTTGGTATTTGGGGTGGTAAGCGTTACCCAGAATATTTTCAACAAACTGCTTCTCACGATAAAGTGAGTGGGACCCATGCTGCTGCAATCATTGACGATCACACGCCCACTCCAGAGCATGCCAAGTTTTCTAGAAAAAGATTGGTATTACATAGCTCAGTTGTTACAGGACTGTGGCTTATTCCATTTATTGGATTGGCTCTAATTTTTGGATGGAAAACACTCTATCCACAGATCGCTTGGTTTTTTACAAAGGCTGCCTTTCTCACATTTGGAGGCGCTTATGCGGTTCTGCCCTATGTTTATCAAGGAGCTGTCGATCAATTTCATTGGCTCAGTGCCGGCCAAATGATGGATGGTTTAGCGCTTGGAGAAACTACCCCCGGACCACTCATCATGGTAGTAGCGTTTGTTGGCTACCTCGCTGGTCACATTCAACATCTCATTGGCAATAGCAATCCATTTTGGTTTGGCGTGCTTGGTGCTTGCGTTGCCACCTGGTTTACTTTCCTACCCTCTTTTTTCCTGGTCTTGGTCGGTGGACCACTCATTGAGTCCACACATGGCAAATTGAGTTTCACTGCACCATTCACAGCAATCTCTGCCGCTGTAGTTGGCGTCATCGCCAACCTTGGACTGTTCTTTGCCTATCACGTCTTTTTTCCACTTGGTCTTGGTGGCTCCATCTCTTGGGTTTCGATTGCAATCACCTTACTTGCAGGTTTAGCGCTATTTAAATTTCAAAAAGGGGTTATTAGCGTGTTAACCGGTTCAGCCTTAGCGGGCTTACTCAGTTATTTACTGGCAAGTTTATTGATCTAG
- the fabI gene encoding enoyl-ACP reductase FabI, whose protein sequence is MGFLAGKKILITGLLSNRSIAYGIAKACHREGAELAFTYVGERFKDRIVDFAKEFNTELIFDCDVGSDEQITALFKDLAKTWPQFDGFVHAIGFAPREAIAGDFLDGLSREGFKIAHDISAYSFPAMAKEALPMLRDKSSLLTLTYLGSMKNVPNYNTMGLAKASLEASVRYIAGSVGPKGIRANGISAGPIKTLAASGIKGFGKILEAVEQTAPLRRNVTIDDVGNTAAFLLSDLANGITAEIIYVDNGFSQVVGGMEEV, encoded by the coding sequence ATGGGCTTTCTCGCTGGCAAAAAAATTCTGATTACCGGCCTTCTTTCTAACCGCTCTATTGCCTATGGCATTGCCAAGGCATGTCACCGCGAAGGGGCTGAACTAGCCTTTACCTACGTTGGCGAGCGCTTTAAAGACCGTATTGTTGATTTCGCTAAGGAATTCAATACCGAGCTGATTTTTGACTGTGATGTTGGCAGTGATGAGCAGATTACTGCCCTATTTAAGGATTTGGCAAAGACTTGGCCTCAGTTTGATGGCTTTGTTCATGCAATCGGCTTTGCGCCACGCGAAGCAATTGCCGGCGACTTTTTAGATGGCCTGTCTCGTGAAGGCTTCAAAATTGCCCATGATATTTCTGCTTACAGCTTCCCAGCAATGGCTAAAGAAGCTTTACCTATGTTGCGCGACAAGTCGTCCTTATTGACTCTCACTTACTTAGGTTCAATGAAGAACGTACCTAACTACAACACGATGGGTTTAGCCAAGGCTTCACTAGAAGCCTCAGTACGTTACATCGCTGGCTCAGTTGGACCTAAAGGCATTCGCGCTAACGGTATCTCTGCAGGCCCAATTAAAACTTTGGCTGCCTCAGGCATCAAAGGATTTGGAAAGATCTTGGAGGCCGTTGAGCAAACTGCACCACTGCGTCGTAACGTCACCATTGATGATGTTGGCAATACCGCTGCGTTCTTGTTATCTGATTTAGCAAACGGCATCACCGCTGAAATCATTTATGTTGATAACGGCTTTAGCCAAGTTGTTGGTGGAATGGAAGAAGTTTGA
- a CDS encoding extracellular solute-binding protein, translating to MPMHPVIRQIPTLLLLALLAGVVVNSAQGAQGIAQYGKPKYADGFSHFDYVNPNASRGGTLTLPNPDRRTSFDKFNPFTLRGVAAPGISQLMFESLAVGSADEVSSAYGLIAEDIAVAPDKMSVVFRIRPEAKFSDGSAILASDVKHSFDTLMSSLANPQFKTVYADVKQAVVVSDRVIRFDFKNSNPELPVMVGTLPVFSRNWGKKPDGTITPFDKLTFELPIASGPYVIESYKAGKTMIFKRNPNYWADQGGKTLNVRVGFYNFDRVNYKLYSDDAVRLEAFKAGEFDALVEYRAKNWAKSYVGPRFNDGTLEKKAFLNHNGAGMQGFAMNVRRPIFQDPRVRQALGYALDFEWLNRQLFFEQYSRINSYFTNSDLSANFDGPRKPTEAELKLLKPLKAQYPKWVPDAVFGPMPPAPSTAAPDSLRQNLRKARDLLAQAGWQYRDGALRNMQGEPFRFEMVEDGPFFLRVISSYVRNLEKLGIQVDIRTSDFALHQKRMDEYDFDMTTIRFPDSQSPGNELWDRFGSQAAKEKGSDNVIGVQSPVVDALVDAVVKAQTREELRAATRALDRVLWNSYYVIPQWYNPTHRIAYRKEMRYPEPPLYYTAESWILLNWWKEGAR from the coding sequence ATGCCCATGCACCCTGTCATCCGCCAAATCCCCACTTTGCTGCTCTTAGCCCTTCTGGCTGGGGTGGTAGTCAATTCAGCTCAGGGTGCTCAGGGGATCGCTCAGTACGGCAAACCTAAATACGCGGATGGATTTAGCCATTTTGACTATGTGAATCCCAATGCCTCGCGAGGTGGCACCTTAACTTTGCCTAACCCGGATCGCCGCACAAGCTTTGATAAATTCAATCCATTTACGCTCCGCGGTGTCGCTGCCCCTGGTATATCTCAGCTGATGTTTGAATCTTTGGCGGTAGGCAGTGCGGATGAGGTCTCCAGTGCCTATGGTCTGATCGCAGAAGATATTGCAGTTGCGCCTGACAAGATGTCTGTGGTCTTTCGGATTCGTCCAGAGGCGAAGTTTTCGGATGGCAGTGCGATCTTAGCTAGTGATGTTAAACACAGCTTTGACACTTTGATGAGTTCACTTGCTAATCCGCAATTTAAAACGGTCTATGCCGATGTCAAGCAAGCGGTGGTGGTTTCTGATCGAGTAATCCGTTTTGATTTCAAGAACAGTAATCCTGAATTACCGGTGATGGTGGGCACCCTGCCGGTGTTCTCTCGTAATTGGGGTAAGAAGCCCGATGGCACGATTACACCATTTGATAAATTGACCTTTGAGCTACCGATAGCAAGCGGTCCGTATGTGATTGAGTCATACAAAGCTGGTAAGACCATGATCTTTAAGCGCAACCCAAATTACTGGGCCGATCAAGGCGGTAAGACGCTTAATGTCCGTGTCGGTTTTTATAACTTTGATCGCGTGAACTACAAACTCTATAGTGATGACGCTGTTCGCCTAGAAGCCTTTAAGGCTGGAGAGTTCGATGCTCTGGTGGAGTACCGCGCCAAGAATTGGGCAAAGAGTTATGTTGGCCCTAGATTTAATGATGGCACTCTAGAAAAGAAAGCTTTCCTCAATCACAACGGCGCAGGCATGCAAGGTTTTGCTATGAATGTACGCCGTCCGATTTTTCAGGACCCGCGCGTGCGACAAGCCTTGGGTTATGCGCTCGACTTTGAGTGGTTAAATCGCCAGCTTTTCTTTGAGCAATACAGTCGAATTAATAGCTACTTTACAAATAGTGATCTGAGCGCCAATTTTGATGGCCCTCGCAAACCCACTGAAGCAGAATTGAAATTACTCAAACCTCTGAAGGCGCAATATCCTAAGTGGGTACCAGATGCAGTTTTTGGTCCGATGCCTCCTGCCCCTTCTACTGCCGCCCCTGATAGCTTGCGTCAGAACTTGCGAAAAGCAAGAGATTTATTAGCTCAGGCTGGTTGGCAATATCGAGATGGCGCTTTACGCAATATGCAAGGCGAGCCATTCCGATTTGAGATGGTCGAAGATGGTCCATTTTTCTTAAGAGTGATTTCTTCTTATGTGCGTAACTTAGAGAAGCTGGGTATTCAGGTGGATATTCGGACGAGTGATTTTGCTTTGCATCAAAAGCGCATGGATGAATACGACTTCGATATGACTACCATTCGTTTCCCGGACTCACAAAGCCCAGGTAATGAATTGTGGGATCGCTTTGGTAGTCAGGCTGCAAAAGAAAAAGGTTCCGACAATGTGATTGGGGTTCAATCACCAGTGGTCGATGCCCTAGTAGATGCAGTCGTCAAAGCCCAGACCCGTGAAGAGTTACGTGCAGCTACTAGAGCTTTAGATCGTGTTCTTTGGAATAGTTATTACGTGATCCCGCAGTGGTACAACCCGACACACCGAATCGCGTATCGTAAAGAGATGCGCTACCCAGAACCTCCTTTGTATTACACCGCCGAATCTTGGATTCTGCTCAATTGGTGGAAAGAAGGGGCGCGCTAA
- a CDS encoding microcin C ABC transporter permease YejB: protein MWSYIFKRVLLMIPTLLGVLTLTFAVVQFVPGGPVEQLMLELKGKGDAAVSGAESSGGGSNYRGRQGVDAERLAEVKALYGFDKPPVERYFMMLKRFAQFDLGQSYYQHQSVWQLVVSKLPVSISIGLWTFFLTYLVSIPLGIAKAVRDGSRFDAVTSTMILVGYAIPGFVLGVLLLVIFGGGSFLQIFPLRGLTSDNWSELSMIGKVMDYLWHLVLPITASVLGSFAVITMLTKNSFLEEIRKQYVLTARAKGLTEKQVLWKHVFRNALLPLVTGFPAAFIGAFFTGSLLIETLFSLDGLGLLSYESVMRRDYPVVFGTLYLFTLIGLFTKLISDLCYVYIDPRIQFGAGGGS, encoded by the coding sequence ATGTGGTCATATATTTTCAAGCGCGTGCTCTTGATGATTCCTACTTTGTTGGGTGTTTTAACTCTCACCTTTGCAGTAGTGCAATTTGTGCCGGGTGGTCCAGTTGAGCAATTGATGTTGGAGCTCAAAGGTAAGGGTGATGCCGCAGTGAGTGGGGCAGAGTCTTCTGGTGGCGGCAGCAACTATCGTGGCCGCCAAGGTGTGGATGCCGAGCGTTTAGCTGAGGTAAAGGCTTTATATGGTTTTGATAAGCCGCCAGTAGAGCGCTATTTCATGATGCTCAAGCGTTTTGCCCAGTTTGATCTCGGTCAGAGTTACTACCAACACCAAAGTGTTTGGCAGTTGGTGGTTTCTAAATTGCCAGTATCTATCAGCATAGGTTTATGGACTTTCTTTCTGACTTACTTGGTCTCAATACCCTTGGGTATTGCTAAGGCAGTCAGGGATGGCTCCCGCTTTGATGCAGTGACGAGCACGATGATTTTGGTGGGCTATGCCATCCCGGGATTTGTGTTGGGTGTTCTCTTGCTTGTCATCTTTGGCGGCGGCAGTTTCTTGCAAATCTTCCCACTGCGCGGACTGACTTCAGATAACTGGAGTGAGTTGAGCATGATTGGGAAGGTAATGGATTATTTGTGGCATTTGGTTTTACCGATTACTGCTTCAGTTTTAGGAAGTTTTGCAGTGATTACGATGTTGACGAAGAACTCTTTCCTGGAGGAGATTCGTAAACAGTACGTGTTGACTGCGAGGGCTAAGGGCCTCACTGAGAAGCAAGTGCTTTGGAAGCATGTCTTCCGTAATGCGCTCTTGCCTCTAGTGACGGGCTTTCCAGCAGCCTTTATTGGCGCCTTTTTTACCGGATCATTGCTGATTGAAACCCTGTTTTCTTTGGATGGCCTGGGTTTACTGTCTTATGAGTCCGTTATGAGGCGTGACTATCCAGTGGTTTTCGGAACACTTTATCTTTTCACCTTGATCGGTTTATTTACTAAATTGATCTCGGATCTTTGTTATGTCTATATTGATCCGCGTATTCAGTTTGGTGCTGGAGGTGGCTCATGA